A window of the Lactuca sativa cultivar Salinas chromosome 5, Lsat_Salinas_v11, whole genome shotgun sequence genome harbors these coding sequences:
- the LOC111920634 gene encoding auxilin-like protein 1 encodes MESLSRPFLPRKLSNATTFSPRNSYDGVFSGHRHNYAGASPIDVQDYREIFANSSAASSIPVLDLSTLREPSSDALNLNLHLNLNFRSSEPDYSKIFGGIRDEDVAVSYEELFARDKARAPSSKTSSSPDSDNLSHHSADALKQFNMSYNKISRKNKDGLDHGTRHVTQLHAIPGFTRFIDEAIPPLMEAKKQDSAAVHVSLDSIKRSKHHPSTVSSPSSSPNNIVDHKDYPKKSTAMNSESCESDASESYFDAEGDANSAASASAAALKKAIEKAQESIRIAKESVGRKKKGLRSFSSKSFKDSLKVEEPKCKDEVRGVFERSTASVTSHVVGRNRKYGDTVVFPDFMDSEKLSVAKRVIDEIHGKFSESTKESSILKDNTIVSISTQVTHETVEIDISRESNDLTVSLKVEEDEKKVPLESVLSDNEKQEEVLEQEHLKNAEKSDDEASDNIQESKESEGICHNKLQKDDFEKKHEDNHIGDQKVETLELDHNVIEEMETHKYSKVDMNDNNEETTQEVDDDDTEAMKETADEVIEKTSIDQTSSDDYEDEYEVKSDETNGSEENDVESESSSSREEEEEEEESQTNIQLPHNENPKIETTKETIDEVAAREREREKDRLAVDRAIREARERARERAERAAVEKATEEIRQRMRADAQQKAAKASAQSKLRAERAAVERATSEARQRALEKAMTKKPLQDSSNGTTTSESALRNKAKLEKDNRIMERAAKALAEKEKRDLLAQKEEAERNRLAENLDADIKRWSNGKEGNLRALLSTLQYILGGESGWQPIPLTEIIGRSAVKKAYRKATLCVHPDKLQQRGASIQHKYICEKVFDLLKAAWNKFNSEER; translated from the exons ATGGAGTCTCTCTCACGTCCTTTTCTCCCCAGAAAACTTTCCAATGCAACTACCTTCTCACCCAGAAACTCCTACGACGGCGTTTTTTCCGGCCACCGCCACAACTACGCCGGAGCTTCACCTATTGACGTTCAAGACTACCGTGAGATTTTCGCTAACTCCTCAGCTGCTTCATCGATTCCTGTGCTTGATCTTTCGACTTTAAGAGAACCCTCTTCTGATGCTTTGAACTTGAATTTGCACTTGAACTTGAACTTCCGGAGTTCGGAGCCGGATTACTCTAAGATTTTCGGTGGCATTCGTGACGAAGATGTCGCTGTTTCTTATGAAGAACTATTTGCTCGCGACAAAGCCAG GGCTCCTTCATCAAAAACATCATCTTCACCAGATTCAGATAATTTGTCTCATCACTCTGCTGATGCCTTGAAGCAATTTAACATGTCATATAATAAGATCAGCCGAAAAAATAAAGATGGGTTAGATCATGGGACAAGACATGTCACACAATTACATGCCATACCTGGATTTACCCGTTTCATTGATGAAGCAATTCCTCCATTAATGGAAGCCAAGAAGCAGGATTCCGCAGCAGTTCATGTTAGTTTAGATTCCATTAAAAGAAGTAAACATCATCCCTCTACAGTATCATCACCTTCGTCTTCACCAAATAACATAGTTGATCATAAAGATTATCCAAAAAAATCAACAGCTATGAATTCCGAGTCATGTGAAAGTGATGCTTCTGAAAGTTATTTTGATGCAGAAGGTGATGCGAATTCAGCTGCTTCTGCTTCTGCAGCTGCTCTGAAGAAAGCAATAGAGAAGGCTCAAGAAAGTATACGGATTGCAAAAGAATCAGTTGGAAGAAAGAAGAAAGGGCTTCGAAGCTTTTCAAGTAAAAGCTTCAAAGATAGCTTGAAAGTTGAAGAACCAAAATGCAAAGATGAAGTGAGAGGGGTATTTGAAAGAAGCACTGCTTCTGTTACATCACATGTTGTGGGTAGAAACCGTAAATATGGTGATACAGTAGTTTTTCCAGATTTCATGGACAGTGAGAAACTTTCTGTTGCAAAAAGGGTTATTGATGAAATACATGGAAAATTTTCAGAATCAACTAAAGAATCTTCGATATTGAAAGATAACACCATTGTTTCAATTTCTACACAAGTTACACACGAAACAGTAGAAATTGATATTTCCAGAGAATCGAACGACTTAACTGTGTCTTTAAAGGTTGAAGAAGATGAGAAGAAAGTACCCCTAGAATCAGTTTTATCAGATAATGAGAAACAAGAAGAGGTTCTTGAACAAGAACACCTCAAGAATGCAGAGAAAAGTGATGATGAAGCAAGTGATAACATACAAGAAAGTAAAGAGAGTGAAGGAATCTGTCATAACAAGTTACAAAAAGACGATTTCGAGAAGAAACATGAAGATAACCACATAGGTGATCAAAAGGTGGAAACTTTGGAACTTGATCATAACGTTATCGAAGAAATGGAAACACACAAGTATTCCAAAGTTGATATGAACGATAACAATGAGGAAACAACTCAAGAggttgatgatgatgatacagAAGCAATGAAGGAAACAGCAGATGAAGTTATTGAAAAGACTTCAATAGATCAAACTTCCTCTGATGACTATGAAGATGAATACGAAGTGAAATCCGACGAAACTAATGGATCCGAAGAGAACGATGTTGAATCCGaatcatcatcttcaagagaagaagaagaagaagaagaagaaagtcaAACTAACATCCAACTTCCCCAcaatgaaaaccctaaaatcgaaaccaCAAAGGAGACGATTGATGAGGTGGCAGCTAGAGAAAGGGAGAGGGAGAAAGACAGATTAGCTGTCGACAGAGCAATTCGCGAAGCGCGTGAGCGGGCTCGTGAAAGAGCCGAACGAGCTGCTGTTGAAAAAGCCACCGAAGAAATAAGACAACGAATGAGGGCTGACGCCCAACAAAAAGCTGCAAAAGCTTCTGCGCAGTCGAAGCTGAGAGCTGAGCGAGCCGCAGTCGAGAGAGCCACGTCAGAGGCTCGACAACGAGCTTTAGAGAAGGCAATGACTAAAAAGCCCTTGCAGGATTCTTCTAATGGAACAACAACTTCTGAATCGGCTTTAAGAAATAAAGCCAAATTGGAAAAGGACAATCGAATCATGGAAAGAGCG GCTAAAGCGCTTGCAGAAAAAGAGAAACGGGATTTGCTTGCTCAAAAGGAAGAAGCAGAGAGAAAT agattaGCGGAGAATCTTGATGCTGATATCAAGAGGTGGTCAAATGGGAAAGAAGGGAACTTGCGTGCATTGCTTTCAACACTACAATAT ATTCTTGGAGGTGAAAGTGGTTGGCAACCGATTCCATTGACAGAGATTATAGGGAGGAGCGCTGTAAAGAAAGCTTACAGAAAAGCAACTCTTTGTGTTCATCCTGACAAGTTGCAACAACGAGGGGCAAGCATTCAACATAAGTATATATGCGAAAAGGTTTTTGATCTTTTAAAG GCGGCTTGGAATAAATTCAACTCCGAAGAAAGATAG